In the Pseudomonadota bacterium genome, one interval contains:
- a CDS encoding radical SAM protein, with amino-acid sequence MENTTTARLLFADQQGNICDHSSLEMLAASGERLVSPSPEDLIPLPAGSRFFYLPQCPPLAWDVELEEVVCLEELEAGEPCFGVSAFLPPAYTRLLLPAVSYAGKDYQLPLWAYTAVGWSPEVNDYVVAARRVDENRQWEPDRFDDREVVVGVERLLARFPQNRLVRHLRGCALDDHCF; translated from the coding sequence ATGGAAAACACAACTACAGCTAGACTGCTTTTTGCCGACCAACAGGGTAATATCTGTGACCATTCCAGTTTGGAGATGCTGGCCGCCAGTGGCGAACGGCTGGTTTCTCCTTCGCCTGAGGATTTGATTCCCCTGCCGGCGGGGAGCCGTTTTTTTTACCTGCCCCAATGTCCGCCGCTGGCCTGGGATGTGGAACTGGAAGAGGTAGTCTGTCTGGAGGAGCTGGAGGCCGGAGAGCCTTGTTTTGGGGTCTCAGCTTTTCTGCCGCCGGCCTACACCCGCCTGCTGCTGCCGGCGGTTTCATACGCCGGCAAGGATTATCAGCTGCCCCTGTGGGCCTATACCGCCGTGGGTTGGTCGCCGGAGGTCAATGATTATGTGGTTGCCGCCCGGCGGGTGGATGAAAATCGCCAGTGGGAGCCGGATCGTTTTGATGACCGGGAGGTGGTGGTCGGGGTTGAACGTCTGTTGGCTCGGTTTCCACAAAACCGCCTGGTTCGACATTTGCGCGGCTGCGCCCTGGATGACCACTGCTTT